The region CGGCGCGCCTGTTCGGCGACACGCCGCCCGTGGGACAGACCGTCCTGCTCGACGGGCTCTCGTTCCGGGTGATCGGCGTGATGGAATCCAAGTTCCAGGACTCGAGCAACAATGGTCCGGACGAGAACCGCGCCATCATCCCGGCCTCGACGTTCCGGACCATCTACGGCAACGAATTCGTGAACCACCTCCTCGTGCGGCCGCGCACCGTCGCGGACGCCCCGTTCGCCAAGCAGGAGATGTACCGGGTCCTCGGTGGCCGGCACAGGTTCGATCCGGCGGACGAACGGGCGCTCGGCATCTGGGACTTCATCGAGGATGAGAAGATCGTGGGCCAGATCGGCTACGGCATCCAGGTATTCCTGGGGCTGGTAGGCGCCTTCACGCTGCTGGTCGCCGGGGTCGGCGTCGCGAACATCATGTATGTCGTCGTGCGTGAGCGGACACGCGAGATCGGCATCAAGCTCGCCGTGGGCGCGCGCCGGCGGCACATCGTCAGCCAGTTCCTGTCGGAAGCGATCGTCATCACGGTCGGCGGGGGTCTGCTCGGACTCGTCATCGCCTCGCTGCTGGTAGTCGGCATCGACAGCATTCCCAGCGACAACCCGGCCCTGGAGTACATCCTGAACCCGAAACTCTCGCTCCCGATCGCCTCGATCTGCGTCGGCATGCTCATGGCGATCGGGCTCGTGGCCGGAATCCTGCCTGCGCGCAGGGCGGCGCGTCTGGATCCGGTGGAGTCGCTGAGGTACGAGTAAGGGGGGCGCAGGCCACCTTGGGGCTCTCCAAGGCCAGCTCCGCCACTAATCCCTAACTAACCTCGCATTGTGCACAAAGTAGAACTGTCCCTCCGACATCAGCTCGAAATCGCGCACCTCGTCTGACACCGCGTAG is a window of Gammaproteobacteria bacterium DNA encoding:
- a CDS encoding ABC transporter permease translates to MWKILLEDVLGDLRANRTRSFLTIFAMVWGTISIVLLLAFGRGLRTQVSEGLLNAGERIFMVYGGETSLEHEGLSAGRRIRLREDDLDLVLRAVPEFEFGSPSYGRGRTHLKAGENQTTTYMEGVDPIFSELRRMFPAPGGRFINQRDVDQRRRVLFLGDEIAARLFGDTPPVGQTVLLDGLSFRVIGVMESKFQDSSNNGPDENRAIIPASTFRTIYGNEFVNHLLVRPRTVADAPFAKQEMYRVLGGRHRFDPADERALGIWDFIEDEKIVGQIGYGIQVFLGLVGAFTLLVAGVGVANIMYVVVRERTREIGIKLAVGARRRHIVSQFLSEAIVITVGGGLLGLVIASLLVVGIDSIPSDNPALEYILNPKLSLPIASICVGMLMAIGLVAGILPARRAARLDPVESLRYE